attcttttaatttttttcatgtGTTCAATTTGACAGTTTGGGCACTAATTACATGTGTCTCCCTATTGGATCAATTCTGATCCTTTCCATGAAGAGTAACAAAAAGTTATGGCTTGAAAGGTCAGTATGACCAAACCAACATCCCAACCAAGGAATTCAATTAACCGTTGAATGTGTTCTGATGGTCACCAGTTGATCACAGGTGCGACCTATATGTGGATATTGCCATCATATGATCAttcaaacactaaacataaccTTTGAATGATTGAAGGTGACTAGCTTAACCTTGCATATTGTgattaaaagaagaaaagacaATGCAGTATTCTGGTGAAAGAAAAGGTGGAACTGCGTACAGACAGTAGGTGCTTCTGGACTAATCCAAAGATCTACTTAAGGCTTAAGTGTCCCATTTTATACATTTGGAGTGCAACAAGAGAAGAGATACTGTCCATAAATTCAAACTATGAGGGGACATAGTTACTGCAGCTTAAAAGCATGGAAAGGCAACATCATCTTCACTGAAAAAGGTATGAGATTATGTGACAGGCCTACGTGCAATCTGGATCCATCGTTTAAGTTAATTAAACTAAGACCACAGATACAAACCTTGGATGGCTGGAAAGAATGACTCAGAGGCAACCTTAATTGCTCTCTCTGGTGGATGCCGCAATAACCTTGTATGAGAGACTGTTGCACTAGGGAAGgaggctttcttccttctcttatcCTTGCTAGCCTAAAAAATAGCCATATATCTAGCCTTGGAATTGTCTACATTATTAACtgaaaaagtaattaaaaaaagcATATGTGAGGTATTTTTCTAATGCCTCAGAAGTTAGTTTAAATTTATTGGGCATTGTGGAGCCGAAACCAAGAGTTCTTAGTTCATATTCATCACCGAGAGCATACAATTTTGACTACACTCAGATTAGTACACTTTGGCATAACAATGGTTGGAGCAATACTATTAATCCTCAGAGCATTTTTTAACATACCACAATCCAACTCTTAAGGATGTTCTGAGCTTCTAGCGATTTCAAATTCTCTATAGGGTAGTTGGTCATTTTTCACCTCTTATACCAGCAGGTGTCTTCCAAAGGATATTGCTATTTTGCGGGCAAAAGCTTGCAGGTGGCCGTAATCCATCCATCTCTCTTTTCCCCGTGCAAGTATTTGGCAGCAATAATACAAGAAAAAGCCTGGTGATTATATTTGCTCCATTATATATATGCTAATATTAAAAGGAGAGACGGAAGGCCTtcctaggggtggcaaaatatgacccgacccgccaatccgacccgtgttcgacccgccataaacaggtttgggtttggcctaaacaggttcgaatcgtaaacaggtcgacccgtttaacctgtttattaattgggtcgaatacgggttttagatgtctgacccgtttaaaccgtttaacccgtttaactgttgggcaggttaaacaggtctaaacaggttaaacgggttaaacaggttagacaggtctaaacaggttaaacgggtctaaacaggtctaaacaggtcgggttgggcatgttaaacaggttgggttgggcagattaaacaggtctaaacaggttaaacgggtcaggttgggcaaacaggttaaacaggtcgggtcgggttgggtaaacagattatctgtttattaaacaggttaaacgggtcgggtcgggttacctgtttaataaacaggtcaggttcaggtttgtaattcctgacccgtttaataaataggtcggattcagatttatagttttctgacccgacctgtatttgacccgacctgtttatgcctgacccgacccgattgccacccctaggccTTCCCACCTAAAGCTTGCTCATAAGATGAGATTCTCCTGCGCAAACCCAATCTTTTGATTAGATCTATAGTGATCGTGTATATATTGGCAGTATCTTCATTTCAATACCATATCAAGCCACATACCAAAAatccataattttaaaaattttaaaatttaaattttaaatagcaTAAATTTAGAATTGATCTTAAGGATCTATTTATTATATCATTCTATTTTTGTATCATTTTAGTTATAATCTCTTATACATTCTCAATGACTACCTCATGAGATAGCTAAAAAAGTTTTCAACAGTATTTTCTCACATATAATCTTATGTTCCTGCAATACAAATCTCCACTGTGAACACACGCACAAACAGATATGCAGACTTCTTAAGAAATATATTTccacttttcttttcctttttttttgtggtcgAATCTGGAATCTCTGCCCAACGGAGAATGAAGACAGAGAAACCTACTGACTTATCCACTGATGCTTACCTATGAAATATTGAGGAAGTTGTTCCAATAAATTTCAATACTATCTTGTAAGCTCATTCAATTGACTGCATCACAGCATAGCTATTACATGCATCAAACAATATATACGCATCAATCTTCCTATCCCAATTCCCAATCGGTGCACTGTATATCTTTGCACATATAAATCATCCCAAAGAATGCAAATATCAGAAAGAATAAAGAAAGATATTATCTAAACAAGCAAAAGGtattaaaaaagaataaaagtgCACGCCCCCAATGAACAAGGCTATCctgctcttttttattttttttgttgcagGAAAAGGTCTAAATTAATGAACAGGTTAACCTAATATGCATCTGATCTCCACCCACTAAAGAACGCCATAATTAATACAAGGAGCTAATGTTGCGGTGATTCTAATCCCCTAAGAACTTACGCAGCTCGTCCAAGGTTGGCGCTCCCATGGGCTCCCTCTCTTGCACCCGTGTGGCTGGCGCTGGATCGTTTCCTCGCTCTCGTCCCCCTCCTGCCGGACCAATAGATTCTTGAGCCCTCCCGGTCTTACGTCCGGAGCCGCTGGGGtcctcagatgccttcgccgCCACCGTCGTCGAGTCCTTCCCGGTGAGGCTCTGGACGATGGATTTGAAGTGGCTGGCGTCCGTTTCCACGAACTGGGTCTCAATTATCCTCACCTTCGTTCCCTCGCTCGACATCGAATAGAGGAGTAGTGGAACTCCTTTTGTTCTGATGATTAGATGATGGGAGTCATGtagcctctctctccctctctgtctctctctctccctctctctctgtgtgtgtgtctcTGTGCGTGTGATAAAATATCATCAGGAGGATTGGACCAGAGACGACCAACAGAGAATGGTCAGCAAATCGTGCCCAAAAGAATAGTCAACTCGTTAGTCTGGTCCCATACCCAATCGTAATAGAACCGGACAAGTTTTAAACTGACAACTTCGTCTCTGAAGAAGACAAAACCGGCTTTgccttggaaaaaaaaaaaaaaaaaaagaaaaaaaagaaaagagacaaAGCTGGacttttttataaaagaaaagtCGTATGTTAACGGTTATAAGGGCCACAATTTCGCTGCTCGCCTGAATTAAATGATATTAATAAATTCGAATTTTTCTGTTAGCCAAAAacttagaattttattttgaataGTCCTAATTCCATTCAGAAATCtcatcaaaaattatatttataactATGGTGTATAGCCAATGAGATATGTAATGTTCTTGTGAGATTTCTACATTCCTCAAGCTTTTTTCTAGTATATTATTTGATGAACAGCGATACAATTTAGTATTGCCTGCAAAGAGACGCCATTCGTAACACAATTTTCCCGTGACAGCTTTTCTCGAATGAACAAGAGCCACGACGACGGAATCCAGTGCATACTTGGTCCTTCCGCGTGCTTCTCGATGGATGGAGCTGAGTTCTTGCTGTAGCTAAGAAGAGCCCGGAGGAATTCAAAAGCTTGCCTACGGCTACGCCTAGGTGGGCTCTACTAGCTTCTTCCTTGAACCAAGCTGAGGCACGTGCGGAAAGGGCTGGAGTTTCCGTTCAACGCGCAACTCAAAAATCTGGCCTTCTAAACTCTTACGTGTGGATGCATTCGATGACATGGCAGATAGATGCTCTATGTTTGCCCTAGTGACAAGGCCATTTGattttttctaattattttgtttattgCAAATGTGGCTGATTGCTATTAGCCGAATACATAGTTGAGCCGGTAGCTCGAgtctaggatataatttcttaaCATGGATTGCATTTGATGACATAGCATATAGGTTCTTCATATTTGGTATTTTTATTTAAAGATGCACTTAGAATT
The Phoenix dactylifera cultivar Barhee BC4 unplaced genomic scaffold, palm_55x_up_171113_PBpolish2nd_filt_p 000572F, whole genome shotgun sequence genome window above contains:
- the LOC108511925 gene encoding VQ motif-containing protein 10-like isoform X2, which translates into the protein MSSEGTKVRIIETQFVETDASHFKSIVQSLTGKDSTTVAAKASEDPSGSGRKTGRAQESIGPAGGGRERGNDPAPATRVQEREPMGAPTLDELRESHLMSKL
- the LOC108511925 gene encoding VQ motif-containing protein 10-like isoform X1 translates to MSSEGTKVRIIETQFVETDASHFKSIVQSLTGKDSTTVAAKASEDPSGSGRKTGRAQESIGPAGGGRERGNDPAPATRVQEREPMGAPTLDELRRQQLCHPHRLYTRWNSKRWSG